AAACAGTCATAATTTTCTCTAGTATCTTCTTAGCTCTTTTAATATAATTCCCTTGATTTTATACCATCTCCAACTAATTATGAGAAATTTCCTCTACTTACTCTGAAGCTCTGAGTTCCTTTTGCTGCAACTGCTCTTGATTTTCTATTGctactttctttcctttttcattcCTTATCTCTTCTAGATTTCAGCTTACTCCGCTGGCTGCAAATTCCTGTAGTTCTTTCACTCTCTCATAGTTGTTCTAGATGTCATGCGCCTTCGTCTTTTCATCTCCTTCTTAAGATTTGCTCTACTTTCATCTTCGTCCCTCTCCTGTATTCAAAGATTTGGCTTGGTCTACACCTAGCCCAGGAGTATATATGGGTACCTGTGGATGCCACGAAGCCATGACTATCTCTTTGTTACATTCTTTTTTGCTATGTCCTATGACCTCACAATTCATACAGTAACTATCTTAAAGGTGCTCATATTTAAAATGAACCCAGACATTCGGGAGGTTCTCCCTTACCATATAGAAATCTGTTGGTAAAGGCTTGAGAATATCCACAGCTACCCTTAAGAAAGTTCTCACGAGcacatggttcctcattggatCTTCCACATTTATAACAATCCCCATCACGCCTCCAATGATTCTGCCGGTTTGGCTGTTCAAGTTCTCCAAGGGTAGCGCATGTATCTAGACCCAAAATTCCATGTATTGGTGGCTGACCTCTGATATTGATTCATGTTGTGACCATGGTTGGAGATTTAGAAGATGACATTTTATGCTCCATGGCCCCCGTTTTCAAACTTTGTAGTCCTCTCCACATATCCTTACAGTTTATCAAAACTTTATTGCGTCCCACTTCAAAGATGGAAACTCCTTATGGGTTCTCCCAGATTCTCAGAATGGTCTTTTTGCTACTTCTAAATGGGACTTCTTTGTTTGATATGATTTTTACTAATAAATTGATGCTATCTACCTTATGTTCCTTTTGCGTCTTTGGTTTGATAGtgattattttttcttctatcGGCTTCCCTCAAAAGTTGGACATGCTTTGTAACATcttgtgtaattttttttcgtgCAGTGACATTGGTGGATGTGTGTGGTTATTGATTTATGACTAACGTGATAAACtagtttgaaaagaaaaggtGATAAGAACctataaattcaaatatttaaaaacgGTACTTTTTAAAGGCtgtcataaaatttttttagacttatttagtattttattttcttaaagaCCTATAAATCCACAGTAAAATTTCTTATAAACCTACTTGTCCTATGgctcttttaattatatattatcacAACAATAAGGTCAACTTCTTTGTTCTGTATATTTGATTTCTCATACAAAtctaagggaaaaaaaaaaagcatatcTTGAGAAGCTATTTTGTAGTCGAACATTTTAATTTCAGCACCCAAACCGAAAATATCAATTAAGTGAAAAGAATATTTGCTTCTCCAATTCAATGGATAGTGTGTTAATTAGAAGCCGTTTTCTTCGCAAAGTGAATCTAAGTGATAAATTTCCGTGGATCAAAAAATAGGAAATTGTAAAGGCGGGAAACATTAAAAAATGGAATGAAAGAAGGAAATCGACATCTCATCGAatgtaaaaaactaaaaaataaaaaatggagaAGTTTAGTGATTAGATTTGTCACAATGGGCCATACATATTGGTGTCACTCCCTTTTGACAATAACACTTCACCTTTCATTCGGCTTTGGATTGGATTGGCTATCACGCGGGTTGCCTCTTCATGACCCCAAATCCACAGTCATTTCCCTTTCCttacttttatttctactcaTATTAAttcaaaacccataaccaaaatacaaaaagtaaaaaaaattatatgttctTGCAAAATCATGTAGGATTATATGTATACCTCATGAgttactattttatggtttattttgtattaaattgagtgaattttgtCACTTATTCTCACATTTATGCATATAATTCACATATTTTACATTATTCTtcttaattttgtgctatgattgaaaacatgcttctttgtcCTTATAATTGCTAATTTTAGTCCTCTCTTACTATCATTTGATaccgtgatatgtttgttaagtgttttcaggatTTATAAGGAATGAATGGTTTAGAGAAtagaaaagaagcatgcaaaagtgaaaggaacacaagaaatcaagTATTTAAGAAGCTGGCAgcaacgcgtacgcatgggtgacgcgtacgcgtgactggtGCAGCAGGCAAGCGATGCGTACGTGTGGATGACGTGTATGTGTGATCAGAAATTTGTTCAGCGACGCGTACACATGGCTGATACGTACGAGTGACGAGCGTCACGTGCCTCAGTAAAGCGAattcgctgggggcaatttttgggctacttttgacccagtttcaggCCCGAAAATACAGATGAGAGGCTACAGAGTGAAGCTGGAAGGGGAGATCCATTCATTCACTTTTCATCCACACATTAGGTTTTGAATGTAGTTTTCTAgactcctctctctaggtttagggtttcttctttcaatttctctttaggTTCAGGTTCAatcttcctttaatttagttttctcttacttttatttgtttaagcaCTTTagttcatcttcttctcttgtaaattttcctttttcgccatttttatgtttatgaactcttgtcccgttagatttcttttaatgcaatttatgttttccaTGTTTTACTCTCTTTAATTGTTAGTCATTGATGCTTGCAATTTGTTGTTTAGATTTAATATTCTTTGTTAATTTTCTATGTTcttattttatgccttccaagtgtttgataaaatgcttagttgaattttaaaatagatttttatgttcttaacttggattgatcaattaaagactcttgagttatcaaaaatcttttgttgattggtaattaaAGATTGCCggttagcttgaacttcacAAAAGCTAGCCTCTCACTATGTGTTGACTAAGACTTATGAACTTAAGTTGATTGTatgcacttgactttcctccattggttagaggttaactaagtgaaggcaattCATATTTACCATCATAATAGATAATGATAATAAGGATAGGATTTCTAATCCTCTTTCCTTGCTAAGAGTTTTCGTAGTTGttgctttattttcttgccatttttactttcttgtttttcattacaaaatccaaaaatatattttttcataaccaataatagtcatacttccctgcaattccttaaaAGACGACCTGATgtctaaatacttcggttaattttattggatttacttaagtgacaaacaatttaaatattgattgagatctaattgtcggtttagaactatacttgtaacggatatttatataaaaatctttaCCGACATTTTTCCTCTGTCAATACTAAAGATTAGCTATTAGCTAGTGAATTAGTTATTCATATAAAGATATATTAGAATACACAATATGCAACAAATATGTGTGCTATATTCAAATGGATAATTAATTTGGCGGTTAAATTTTAGTgtatactaatatttttttacatttttgtgTGAATGTTACAGCAATgttaaaaagtttaattattttgaagagGAGAATGGAACAATGGACGAGAGGCAAGAATCAATAAACAGCTAAGTATAACCAAGTGGCAGCTAGCATTCCCTTATTTTGGCAGCATAAGAGGGAACAGTAACGTGTTATAAATGATTAAGTGGAGAGACAAAAGCAATAAGATTGAAGGTTGAACTCATAAACCAAAGTAACTTAATTACCTccattttggtttgtttgtttgtttaaacaataaataaataaaaatgctttGCTTGGACCAGGTTGAATAGCATTGCTTTCAGAGAAAACCACACCAATCCAATCCCTTCACCGCACGTGGGGACAGCAACCTTGTACTCCTTAAAAAACGGCACCGCATAAGGCTTGGAACAGAAGAAAGAAACCAAAACATGagatgaagaagagaaaaaaaaaagtaacagatctaatcataaaagaaagaatatatACGTTGGTCTATgttaagtattattttttttaaatatctgtTTGCTCATCACAGGtgatattttttccttttttttttcttgaattcaAGCAAAGGTTGCATACTTGTGTATGATCCTGACCTGCTAACTTTAAATTTTGCTGCGGTCATATTTCaatttttccttcccttttattcttaaaattttggtaaataCTATAAAGTTGACACAATgttttagatattattatttttaaaagaaataattaattatgaacCTACAAAAGAATTGAGGACTGAAATTTCTACTTATGAAAGATGTTAATATCATCAAATattgtaaaattaaatattttattattaaaattttcaacgtttaaatattttcatgacaaaaaaaagaaaaatgacatttatttttttatgtattggtATAATTTTTGTGTAATACTCAATcattgaattttataatattttttaaaattgtgggaACATGATAATATACCCGCATTGTATTGTATATTATAATATACAATATAATAGGAGATATTGTAAATATAAGAAAAGCGTATTGTCTTGCTCCGTAGTTTTAAAAAATACGTAAAATCCAATGAGaaaacaccaattttttttgaatatttcgtTATTTCCTTATTTCCTTCTCTCATAAAACAGCAAATAAATGAAACATGTTACTGGAGTTATGCCCCATTGCATTTTTTACAGGTTAGCGTTGcattatttgattaatttttcttttctttggctTCTCTCAAACACACCCTTTTTGCTATTTCAggctttctctttctctactTTCTTCCTCCTGAACTAGCACAAGTTCCTTTCACTCAACTTTTTTGGAGTCAGTGACAAGCACACACACATAATCATTGTGTCACAGAATGAGTTCATCCTCAGGCCAGAGCAGTGGCTATGATCTCTCCTTCAAGAtcttgttgattggtgattCTGGTGTTGGAAAAAGTAGCCTTCTTGTTACCTTCATTTCCAACTCTGTTGAAGATCTTGCACCAACAATTGGTgatttcattttcattattGTCACTACCTATTACCCTTTATTTCTGTTTGTTCATCATGAAGAAAAAGACACTGTTAGTATTTAGCATTGTCTCATTCTTGCCCATCTGTCATTTTCACTGGCACTATTGAAGTTTTTGAGTGTCAAATTTGTGATTTTCAATTGAGTTTCAGTTGACAAGTTACATTGCATTTATTATGTCATTGTGCATAAGTTAACTGCTCTATAAATCTATAAACAATTTGATTTGAGGTTTGagatgatataatttttaattctatgATATCCTCAGGTGTTGATTTTAAGATCAAGGTGTTGACAGTGGCTGGGAAGAGGTTAAAGCTTACAATTTGGGATACTGGTAAATTATCGtacttcaaatcaaattttatgcTTCCGTTTCTTGAACATCAGACCTTAATTtctaacagaaagtaaattgggtTCAAAGTTTAGACAGATAAAGTAAAATGCCCCTAAGAATCTTTCTTTTGAATGGATTGTGGATTGacataaatgaataaattaaagtGAAGATATTGACTTGAAATAACATGACATCTATTGCAGCTGGGCAGGAAAGGTTTAGGACTCTAACGAGTTCTTATTACAGAGGAGCGCAAGGAATCATTCTCGGTAAATGCTGAAATGATTTTATATATGTGAAAATTTTCGAATTTAAAACTTGTTTTGTTGATGCTCTTGGCATTTCTTAGAATAGAAGGATGCTGGATACAAAActtcaaaatttagaatttattagGAATTACAATATTTATTTGAACCCCGGTGGAAAGCAGTATTAGGGGGTTGCTTTTAGGATTTTGAGTTAAATATATGTAGTAAATTAACTTATGTAGTGACAACAATTATCAGTAACATGTGTAGGCTTTTTGTTTGAAAATCCAACCATGGTTTTGAGGTTTCCAAACAAAAGTCTCCTCCATTTGTTCCTGTTCAAGGTCTCCTTCCCCTTCTTCAAACTCCGATTCCTATAATTAGGCCTTTACAATAGCAACCAGGGTAAGCAGTGTCTCCTCAAGTTTGCTTCATAGTTTGCGACAGCAACATATTTTATCCTATTGTGTTTTGTGTTTATTTTTGGCATTAAGAATTTGTTAAGCTGATGTTTTATGGGGTTATTGAGATCTTTCCGGAACCATCAGTTTGTAAGATAAGATATGCATATGCTTAAGTTATGTTATTCAAAGCTTTCTATTTACAAATTCCTTTGAGCTTTTTTCCCCATTGTCTCTGTTAAGTTTACGATGTCACGAGGAGAGAAACCTTCACGAACTTATCGGAAGTGTGGTCTAAGGAATTGGAACTCTATTCAACTAATCAAGATTGTGTGAAGATACTAGTTGGAAACAAAGTTGACAGAGTAAGTCCATGCTTTTACATTTTACTATTGTGCTTGATAATATATCTAAGTAAGCTGGTTGAGAAATTGGTTAATGGAATACCATAAGATTTTTGGTTCTGATCTTACTATATTCGGGTACAACAACTAAACCTTTTCCCATTAGATGGGATCAGCGACACAGATCAGATAACATCTCCtgtcaaaaattatatctactACTAGACCAATATAATCTGAATTTCTTATTATTAACTATTAAGGTCACGGGAAATAAGAAGTCTTGTCTTCCATATgcctaaattatttataatctaAATTTCTTATTTGTCTTCTTagatttcataaattatttttatttcgttCTGCTGcgaatttttatagaaaatctTGTGTTCTTACTTTCATAGAGCTGATCTGTATTCTGTAACAGTAATCCAATATTCTATCATTGGAACAATAAACCATCATCATTTCAAGTTTAGCAACTTCTAGTTATATCCCAAAAGAGTTAGGACTAACTTAGAAACCAACAAAGATTGGCATAAAACCTTATCTACCTATGGTTGGTGTATATGGACATGCCTATGGTTGAGTGATCATCTGAGAAAGAAGTGTGAGATAAGGGGATGAAAATTGGGACAGAAAGTAGTTTCTGATATTGAATGTCTCGTGTTCTTTCTAACTAAGCCATTAACCATAAACCTCATTTCAAGTCACATATATTAGATTTGCATTTGAAATTTGAAGTCTATATTTCCTTTTGAGGACTCTTCTTTTGACATATTTCATTCACTGACTTCTtcgattttttttctctattataGGAGTCTGAAAGGGCTGTGAGCAGAGAAGAGGGTTTAGCTCTCGCCAAAGAGTTGGGGTGTTTGCTTCTCGAAAGTAGCGCTAAAACTCGAGAAAATGTGGAGCAGTGCTTTGAGGAACTTGCTCTAAAGGTACAGTTTTAGATATCTGGCTCAGTGCTGGTCTTCTTTAGGTAATACATAGTTTAAAGCATAAACAACAAAAAGTTAAGATTGTCCTATTAAGTGGGAGCGGCTATATCATAGGCATTTGTTCTAAATAATTCAATGAACATATTTGGGTACATAGCATTTACAGCTGTTAATGCAGAAGTACCAAAAAAATGATTGTTACCTAAAAGTGACTTAAAAAAATGCTAAGAAACgaatgaaaatttaaattgcatgcaTAAGTGGAAGGGAAAGATCAACTGCTGTGTAATGCTTTTTTACTGCACAATcctgacaaaaaataatatggcACCGTTTCATAGATAATGGAAGCTCCTAGTCTTTTGGAAGAAGGATCAACATCAGTTAAAAGAAATGTTTTAAAGCAGAAACAGGAACCCCAAGCATCACAAAATGGTGGTTGTTGCTCTTAAAATCCTGCGTTTGTATACACTGAGTTCTCTAGCTAGCACATCTTGGACAAATCCTGTACATGTAAAGCTTCTTCTTTAGTTTCTTACTACTGCGCTGTGCTGCCATTGTTTGTTTCTTGCCGAATTACTTGCAATATCAGAATGGGTTTAGGGTTGGCAACAATGATGCTATTAGCTTGTGTAAATGTGTTTGCCTATGAATATCATTTATGTGTTACTCCCAAGTCCGAAGTCTTTGATACTGCAATTGCAGATTCTTGCAACTAAGTGCACTTGTTTCCAGCTTATACAATTTTAATGAAATAAGGGTACTTTATTGCATCACTAGTTTGTACACAATTTCTGAATTAAAATTCTGTAAGAAGTATTGCTCCAATCAATTCCTGCAACAAACttatctaatatatatatactcacaaTTTTAAGCTATCTAAATTTATCTAAGCAATCTGTCAAGCTACATCAAATCTGAGTCCTGGAGAGGTTTCATCCAAAAGAATCTTGGGCAAAATTATGATATGAATAGAAAACCATTTGTTTGCCTTTGCAAACGATGAACAACACATTTCACATTTGACTATTTGAGAACTCATAAGCTGCAGCATGCTGGTATATGCGACACGGTTGCTGAAGCAGTTGAACCTCTTGTTTGTTCATGTTTGCCGATCTCAACAGTTTGAGGCTGCGCAACAAACTTAAAAGTCAGTACTCAATAGTAGCAAAGAAAATCAATACTCTGATTCATAAAGATAGATGAGTGCAAGGATTTACCTCTGGTTTCGGACCACGATCTGAAAGTCTATGCTTTACCTCTCTTGAGATGGAAAGGAAGATCTTCTCCacatttaaatttgttttagcACTCTGCTCAGAAAATTTTCAATcatgaaaagtgaataaaaAGAGCTAGTTTATTTTGCATAACAA
This portion of the Arachis duranensis cultivar V14167 chromosome 6, aradu.V14167.gnm2.J7QH, whole genome shotgun sequence genome encodes:
- the LOC107493918 gene encoding ras-related protein RABC2a codes for the protein MSSSSGQSSGYDLSFKILLIGDSGVGKSSLLVTFISNSVEDLAPTIGVDFKIKVLTVAGKRLKLTIWDTAGQERFRTLTSSYYRGAQGIILVYDVTRRETFTNLSEVWSKELELYSTNQDCVKILVGNKVDRESERAVSREEGLALAKELGCLLLESSAKTRENVEQCFEELALKIMEAPSLLEEGSTSVKRNVLKQKQEPQASQNGGCCS